Proteins from a genomic interval of Streptomyces sp. NBC_01445:
- a CDS encoding BMP family lipoprotein, whose product MRRVAKISAACIATAALALTATACGGTSSDNESSGSSSDSGKKGGVKIGLAFDVGGRGDHSFNDSAARGADKAKKEFGGDLKELTAKTSDTEADREQRLSDLADAGYNPIIGVGYAYATSMTKVSAKYPKTTFGIVDSVVNAKNTDSIVFTEEQGSYLAGVAAALKTKKDHVGFIGGVDVPLIKKFEAGYVQGVKATNPKIKVDVQYLSHGSDTSGFASPDKGKEAAQGMLDKGADVVYSAAGSSGNGAIEAVSGTKGAWAIGVDSDQYNIPGLAKYKSSILTSVVKNVDIGVYDLIQSVKDGSPKTGTNTYALKDGGVSLATSGGYIDDIQAKLDAAKEQIASGKVKVKTTP is encoded by the coding sequence TTGCGCCGGGTAGCCAAAATCTCTGCTGCGTGCATAGCCACCGCGGCACTCGCTCTCACCGCCACCGCATGTGGCGGCACTTCCTCGGACAACGAGTCCTCGGGCTCCTCGTCGGACTCCGGCAAGAAGGGCGGGGTCAAGATCGGCCTCGCCTTCGACGTCGGCGGCCGCGGCGACCACTCCTTCAACGACTCCGCCGCGCGCGGTGCCGACAAGGCCAAGAAGGAGTTCGGCGGTGACCTCAAGGAGCTGACCGCCAAGACCTCCGACACCGAGGCCGACCGCGAGCAGCGCCTGTCCGACCTGGCCGACGCCGGCTACAACCCCATCATCGGGGTCGGCTACGCGTACGCCACCTCGATGACCAAGGTCTCCGCGAAGTACCCGAAGACCACCTTCGGCATCGTCGACTCCGTGGTGAACGCCAAGAACACCGACTCCATCGTCTTCACCGAGGAGCAGGGCTCCTACCTGGCCGGCGTCGCCGCCGCGCTGAAGACGAAGAAGGACCACGTCGGCTTCATCGGCGGTGTCGACGTCCCGCTGATCAAGAAGTTCGAGGCGGGCTACGTCCAGGGCGTCAAGGCCACCAACCCGAAGATCAAGGTCGACGTCCAGTACCTGAGCCACGGTTCGGACACCTCCGGCTTCGCCTCCCCGGACAAGGGCAAGGAAGCCGCCCAGGGCATGCTCGACAAGGGCGCCGACGTCGTCTACTCGGCGGCCGGCTCCTCCGGCAACGGTGCCATCGAGGCCGTCTCCGGCACGAAGGGCGCCTGGGCGATCGGCGTCGACTCGGACCAGTACAACATCCCGGGTCTGGCCAAGTACAAGTCCTCGATCCTGACTTCGGTCGTCAAGAACGTCGACATCGGCGTCTACGACCTGATCCAGTCGGTCAAGGACGGTTCGCCGAAGACCGGCACCAACACCTACGCCCTGAAGGACGGCGGCGTCTCGCTCGCCACCTCCGGCGGCTACATCGACGACATCCAGGCCAAGCTGGACGCCGCCAAGGAGCAGATCGCGAGCGGCAAGGTCAAGGTCAAGACCACCCCGTGA
- a CDS encoding N-acylneuraminate cytidylyltransferase, translating into MTNPEAGTAAPVRRVLAVIPARGGSKGVPAKNLAPVGGVPLVARTVRECRATRLVTDVVVSTDDAAIAAVAREAGAEVVLRPAAIAGDKSSSEAAVLHALDAHEALQGAAVDVVLLVQCTSPFIVREDIDGVVNAIVEKGADTALTVAPFHGFVWRDADDEPAAPAVERASVEGGTDTLVAPAATSGGYGVNHDKSFRQMRQDRPQDLLETGAVYAMDASGFREAKHRFFGRTELVRTDPARVLEIDDPHDLSRARALAPLFDANRPGSLPTAEDIDAVVLDFDGTQTDDKVLIDSDGREFVTVHRGDGLGIAALRKSGLPLLILSTEQNPVVAARARKLQIPVLHGIDRKDLALKQWCEEQGIAPERVLYVGNDVNDLPCFGLVGWPVAVASAHDVVRGAARAVTTLPGGDGAIREIATWILGPSLDSLNK; encoded by the coding sequence ATGACCAACCCGGAAGCGGGCACAGCGGCACCGGTCCGCCGCGTCCTCGCCGTGATCCCCGCCCGTGGCGGCTCCAAGGGAGTGCCCGCCAAGAACCTCGCCCCGGTCGGCGGCGTGCCCCTCGTGGCCCGCACCGTCCGCGAGTGCCGCGCCACCCGGCTCGTCACGGACGTCGTGGTCTCCACCGACGACGCCGCGATCGCCGCCGTGGCCCGCGAGGCGGGCGCCGAGGTCGTCCTGCGGCCCGCCGCCATCGCCGGCGACAAGTCGAGCTCCGAGGCGGCCGTGCTGCACGCCCTCGACGCCCACGAGGCCCTCCAGGGCGCAGCGGTCGACGTCGTGCTCCTCGTCCAGTGCACCAGCCCCTTCATCGTCCGCGAGGACATCGACGGCGTCGTCAACGCGATCGTCGAGAAGGGCGCCGACACGGCCCTGACCGTCGCCCCCTTCCACGGGTTCGTGTGGCGCGACGCCGATGACGAGCCGGCCGCGCCCGCGGTGGAGCGCGCCTCCGTCGAGGGCGGCACCGACACCCTCGTCGCCCCCGCCGCCACCAGCGGCGGCTACGGCGTCAACCACGACAAGTCCTTCCGCCAGATGCGCCAGGACCGCCCCCAGGACCTCCTGGAGACCGGCGCGGTCTACGCCATGGACGCGAGCGGCTTCCGCGAGGCCAAGCACCGCTTTTTCGGCCGCACGGAACTCGTCCGCACCGACCCCGCGCGGGTCCTGGAGATCGACGACCCGCACGACCTCTCCCGCGCCCGGGCCCTCGCGCCGCTCTTCGACGCGAACAGGCCCGGCTCCCTCCCGACCGCCGAAGACATCGACGCGGTCGTCCTCGACTTCGACGGCACCCAGACCGATGACAAGGTGCTGATCGACTCCGACGGACGGGAGTTCGTCACCGTGCACCGCGGTGACGGCCTCGGCATCGCGGCCCTGCGCAAGTCGGGCCTGCCGCTGCTGATCCTGTCCACGGAACAGAACCCGGTCGTCGCCGCCCGGGCCAGGAAGCTCCAGATCCCGGTCCTGCACGGCATCGACCGCAAGGACCTCGCACTGAAGCAGTGGTGCGAGGAACAGGGCATCGCGCCCGAGCGCGTGCTCTACGTCGGCAACGACGTCAACGACCTCCCGTGCTTCGGCCTTGTCGGCTGGCCCGTGGCGGTCGCGAGCGCCCACGACGTCGTACGAGGCGCCGCGCGCGCGGTCACCACTCTCCCCGGTGGTGACGGCGCGATCCGAGAGATCGCCACCTGGATCCTCGGCCCTTCTCTCGACTCCCTCAACAAGTAA
- a CDS encoding glycoside hydrolase domain-containing protein gives MSAAGVALAATGAIVAQSATATTLPAAKTYTGRAFDTCTAPSLSAMKAWKTGFYGAAAVYVGGKNRGCAQPNLTASWVKSVSASGWKLIPLYVGAQPPCQSGANPEKMTASTAASLGAKDGADAVTKAAALGMKAGSPLYLDMESYDTTNTSCNNAVLTYVRAWDKAVHTKSYRTGFYGFRSSSAKAVATTTNRTDMPDILWYALWDKVNTTTTYWPFASTLWTGHRRAHQYMVNSKESRGGYTITVDRDAWDAPVAIVG, from the coding sequence ATGTCCGCCGCAGGCGTGGCACTGGCCGCCACCGGAGCGATCGTCGCCCAGTCGGCGACAGCCACCACGCTGCCCGCGGCCAAGACGTACACCGGCCGCGCCTTCGACACCTGCACGGCCCCCTCCCTCTCCGCCATGAAGGCCTGGAAGACCGGCTTCTACGGCGCCGCCGCCGTCTACGTCGGCGGCAAGAACCGCGGCTGCGCCCAGCCCAACCTCACCGCGTCCTGGGTGAAGTCGGTCAGCGCCTCCGGCTGGAAGCTGATCCCGCTCTACGTGGGTGCCCAGCCGCCCTGCCAGTCCGGCGCGAACCCCGAGAAGATGACCGCGTCCACCGCCGCCTCGCTCGGCGCGAAGGACGGCGCCGACGCCGTCACCAAGGCCGCCGCCCTCGGCATGAAGGCCGGCTCCCCGCTCTACCTGGACATGGAGTCGTACGACACGACGAACACGTCCTGCAACAACGCGGTCCTCACCTACGTCCGCGCCTGGGACAAGGCCGTGCACACCAAGAGCTACCGGACCGGCTTCTACGGCTTCCGCAGCTCCAGCGCGAAGGCCGTCGCCACGACGACGAACCGCACGGACATGCCGGACATCCTCTGGTACGCGCTCTGGGACAAGGTCAACACGACCACGACGTACTGGCCCTTCGCCTCCACCCTGTGGACCGGCCACCGCCGCGCCCACCAGTACATGGTGAACAGCAAGGAGTCGCGCGGCGGTTACACGATCACGGTGGACCGGGACGCGTGGGACGCGCCGGTGGCGATCGTCGGCTGA
- a CDS encoding glycosyltransferase family 2 protein, whose amino-acid sequence MVKLSVIVPFYNVQQYAPDTLRSLRANARDDFEFILVDDCSKDETPDILARAERELPGAVLVRHEKNGGLATARNTGLDASRGEYLTFLDGDDWLAPGYYERLLASIEGLGCDFVRTDHVQCTARARTVHRVPTGRRGVVMDPREAILPADRSTSVDYAYAWAGMYHRRLADAGLLHFTDGLRTAEDRPWIWRLHREAKSFAAVGLLGVFYRRGVASSLTQIGDVRQLDFIKAFDQVVAETAQDQDAEKLLPKAVRTYCAIISHHLGSIERFEPAVARKLKTLSSAALKRMPQDVLDDALDSMDVQRATRLRRLRRRPAAAGVAAA is encoded by the coding sequence GTGGTCAAGCTCTCCGTCATCGTGCCGTTCTACAACGTGCAGCAATACGCGCCCGACACCCTCAGAAGTCTTCGTGCCAACGCGCGCGACGACTTCGAATTCATTCTCGTCGACGACTGTTCGAAGGACGAGACCCCGGACATTCTCGCGCGCGCCGAGCGCGAGCTGCCCGGCGCCGTCCTGGTCAGACACGAAAAGAACGGAGGCCTGGCCACCGCGCGCAACACCGGACTCGACGCGTCGCGCGGTGAGTACCTGACATTCCTGGACGGGGACGACTGGCTCGCCCCTGGATACTACGAGCGACTGCTCGCCTCCATCGAAGGCCTGGGCTGCGATTTCGTCCGTACGGACCATGTCCAGTGCACCGCGCGGGCCCGCACCGTCCACCGCGTGCCGACCGGCAGGCGCGGTGTCGTCATGGATCCGCGCGAGGCGATCCTGCCCGCCGACCGCTCGACGTCCGTCGACTACGCGTACGCGTGGGCCGGCATGTACCACCGGCGGCTCGCCGACGCCGGCCTCCTCCACTTCACCGACGGCCTGCGCACGGCCGAGGACAGGCCGTGGATCTGGCGGCTGCACCGCGAGGCGAAATCCTTTGCCGCGGTGGGACTTCTCGGCGTGTTCTACCGGCGCGGTGTCGCCTCGTCGCTGACGCAGATCGGCGATGTGCGACAGCTCGATTTCATCAAGGCGTTCGACCAGGTGGTGGCCGAAACGGCGCAGGACCAGGACGCGGAAAAACTTCTGCCGAAGGCCGTCCGTACGTACTGCGCGATTATTTCCCACCACCTGGGATCCATCGAAAGGTTCGAACCGGCAGTGGCGCGCAAATTGAAGACACTGAGTTCCGCGGCGCTGAAGCGCATGCCGCAGGACGTACTCGACGACGCGCTCGACTCGATGGACGTGCAGCGGGCGACGCGCCTGCGCCGGCTGCGGCGCCGCCCCGCCGCGGCGGGGGTGGCTGCCGCGTGA
- a CDS encoding DUF6716 putative glycosyltransferase: MPASTSETRRVAVLADSDTRWKWGALTARRLTTDESPLNGFLLRGRATPTPRQLDEVGVRADSLDEVTAVEFLRRMEQDADRYDVVVLALVGGAVQAMLHGLTRAWQGRAKRPVVVTGYVGVVYEKLADGLLLRHGADLVLANSRHDADRFRAVYEGVDADASSVTECALPFLGGTPYEEKHDPYTVVFAAQPSVPDTPADRAYLLKRLVGHARLHPEREVLLKLRSKPGEHTTHIEEAPYQKLAQRIDGGLPANCRLVYGHMGEVLDRTDLLVTVSSTAALEALHRRIPTALLTDLGVREALGNHHFTGSGCLASWDQLDAGHLPKADEEWVARQGVAADGTYDTAFDTARARVTGLTGADRLPPLAPYYSLTTAPGYLPRILARHHLAPDGTPLPGAPAAGKEPGPVRQIVRRAARGAYRHGVQRVAPVIRRMGEL, encoded by the coding sequence GTGCCAGCAAGTACCTCTGAGACCCGACGGGTCGCCGTGCTCGCGGACTCCGACACCCGGTGGAAGTGGGGCGCGCTCACCGCGCGCCGCCTCACCACCGACGAGAGTCCGCTCAACGGATTCCTCCTGCGCGGCCGGGCCACCCCGACACCACGCCAGCTCGACGAGGTCGGCGTCCGCGCCGACAGCCTCGACGAAGTCACCGCCGTCGAATTCCTGCGCCGTATGGAGCAGGACGCCGACCGGTACGACGTCGTCGTCCTCGCCCTCGTCGGCGGCGCCGTCCAGGCCATGCTCCACGGCCTCACGCGGGCCTGGCAGGGCCGGGCCAAGCGGCCCGTCGTCGTCACCGGCTACGTGGGAGTCGTCTACGAGAAGCTCGCCGACGGGCTGCTCCTGCGGCACGGCGCCGACCTCGTCCTCGCCAACTCCCGCCATGACGCGGACCGTTTCCGCGCCGTGTACGAGGGTGTGGACGCGGATGCCTCCTCGGTGACCGAGTGCGCGCTGCCGTTCCTCGGCGGCACGCCCTACGAGGAGAAGCACGACCCGTACACGGTCGTCTTCGCCGCGCAGCCCTCCGTACCGGACACCCCCGCCGACCGCGCCTACCTGCTCAAGCGGCTCGTCGGACACGCCCGTCTGCACCCCGAGCGCGAGGTACTGCTCAAGCTGCGCAGCAAGCCGGGCGAGCACACCACGCACATCGAAGAGGCGCCCTACCAGAAGCTCGCCCAGCGGATCGACGGCGGACTGCCCGCCAACTGCCGCCTCGTCTACGGGCACATGGGCGAGGTACTCGACCGCACCGACCTCCTGGTCACCGTCAGCTCGACGGCCGCGCTCGAAGCCCTGCACCGGCGCATCCCCACGGCCCTGCTCACGGACCTCGGGGTGCGCGAGGCGCTCGGCAACCACCACTTCACCGGCTCCGGCTGCCTCGCCTCCTGGGACCAGCTCGACGCGGGCCACCTGCCGAAGGCCGACGAGGAGTGGGTGGCACGCCAGGGCGTCGCGGCCGACGGCACGTACGACACCGCCTTCGACACGGCCCGCGCCCGGGTCACCGGCCTGACCGGAGCCGACCGGCTCCCGCCCCTGGCCCCCTACTACAGCCTCACCACCGCCCCCGGCTACCTGCCGCGCATCCTCGCCCGCCACCACCTCGCCCCCGACGGGACGCCGCTGCCCGGCGCACCCGCCGCCGGCAAGGAGCCCGGCCCCGTCCGGCAGATCGTGCGCCGCGCCGCACGTGGCGCCTACCGGCACGGAGTGCAGCGCGTAGCGCCCGTCATCCGGCGGATGGGCGAGCTGTGA
- a CDS encoding amidohydrolase, giving the protein MSRESEAGQPGEVVPSGALPGTLSEELRAELVAFRRDLHMHPELGNQEFRTTAAIRARLEKAGLTPRILDIGTGLVCDIGTAEGEWRGGPPMLALRADIDALPIPDTKASCAYRSTVPGRAHACGHDVHTTVVLGAGLVLAELHRQGRLPHPVRLIFQPAEEVLPGGAPDAIESGVLEGVGSIIGVHCDPKVDAGRIGLRHGAITSACDRLEVALDGPGGHTARPHLTTDLVTAAAKVATEVPALVARRIDARSGLAVTWGRIESGHACNVIPQHAELSGTVRCLDLEAWRQAPDLVHGAIQEIADLYRAKSEINYIRGVPPVVNDPEVTDLLTAAMTLRRGAHSVEDTQQSLGGEDFSWYLEHVPGAMARLGVRTPGERGGRDLHQGDFDADESAITVGVELFTAAALMDGAAREQGA; this is encoded by the coding sequence ATGTCCCGAGAGTCCGAGGCCGGTCAGCCCGGGGAAGTGGTCCCCTCCGGAGCGCTCCCCGGCACGCTGTCCGAAGAGCTCCGTGCCGAACTGGTTGCCTTCCGCCGCGACTTGCACATGCACCCCGAGCTCGGCAACCAGGAGTTCCGCACCACGGCGGCGATCAGGGCCCGCCTGGAGAAGGCCGGGCTCACTCCACGCATTCTGGACATCGGCACGGGACTCGTCTGCGACATCGGCACGGCGGAGGGGGAGTGGCGGGGCGGGCCCCCCATGCTCGCCCTGCGCGCCGACATCGACGCGCTTCCCATCCCGGACACCAAGGCGAGCTGCGCCTACCGATCCACCGTGCCCGGCCGCGCTCACGCCTGCGGCCATGACGTGCACACGACGGTCGTGCTCGGCGCGGGCCTGGTCCTCGCCGAGCTGCACCGGCAGGGCCGGCTCCCGCACCCCGTACGCCTGATCTTCCAGCCCGCCGAGGAGGTGCTGCCCGGCGGCGCCCCCGACGCCATCGAGTCGGGCGTGCTCGAAGGCGTCGGGTCGATCATCGGCGTGCACTGCGACCCGAAGGTCGACGCGGGCCGGATCGGGCTGCGGCACGGCGCGATCACCTCGGCCTGCGACCGTCTCGAGGTCGCGCTCGACGGGCCCGGCGGGCACACCGCGCGCCCCCACCTCACCACCGACCTCGTGACCGCCGCCGCGAAGGTGGCCACCGAGGTCCCCGCGCTCGTCGCCCGCCGCATCGACGCCCGCTCGGGCCTCGCCGTGACCTGGGGACGTATCGAATCCGGCCACGCGTGCAACGTCATCCCGCAGCACGCCGAGCTGTCCGGCACCGTCCGCTGCCTCGACCTCGAAGCGTGGCGGCAGGCGCCCGACCTGGTGCACGGCGCGATCCAGGAGATCGCCGACCTCTACCGCGCCAAGTCGGAGATCAACTACATCCGCGGGGTGCCGCCCGTGGTCAACGACCCGGAGGTCACCGACCTCCTGACCGCCGCGATGACGCTGCGCCGCGGCGCCCACTCCGTCGAGGACACCCAGCAGAGCCTGGGCGGCGAGGACTTCTCCTGGTATCTGGAGCACGTCCCCGGCGCCATGGCCCGCCTCGGGGTGCGCACCCCCGGCGAGCGCGGCGGACGCGACCTGCACCAGGGCGACTTCGACGCCGACGAGTCGGCGATCACCGTAGGAGTGGAGCTGTTCACCGCGGCGGCGCTGATGGACGGGGCCGCACGGGAGCAGGGGGCGTAA
- a CDS encoding polysialyltransferase family glycosyltransferase produces the protein MTTQIFFASTLYGTATLAAALDADCFAPADRRILLVANNAATPETTPAVDEMPGFERLRGRFDDVVSWNETIAPFHPGGWAPRPDDVPLWERHLRLAWDLGDDDVELAVESIQVNPAMAVAQIFTGVPVDVYADGLMSYGPTRNKIDPLVGTRVRRLLHLDLVPDLKPLLLTEFGVEPEVVPTDVFVKVLAELGDVSGELPPVGPEPAVLLGQYLSALDILTAQEEEDLHVRMMRGAVALGHTRIVFKPHPTAPATWSRTLEAEAEKLGAELTVLDTPVLAEVLYQRMRPALVVGCFSTALLTASAFYGIPVARIGTGTLLDRLAPYQNSNRVPVTIVDALLPELSEQAAVTAQESGTANAELNQLVRAVGFAMQPKIYPDLRAAAERYLSTHLNDHTWRYFKRRRLTSLALPGAVPAQLAFIPRNATVRRVARRARSFKRAALG, from the coding sequence GTGACCACGCAGATCTTCTTCGCCTCCACGCTGTACGGGACCGCGACGCTCGCCGCGGCCCTCGACGCGGACTGCTTCGCGCCCGCGGACCGGCGCATCCTGCTCGTCGCCAACAACGCGGCGACCCCGGAGACGACGCCCGCCGTCGACGAGATGCCGGGCTTCGAGCGGCTGCGCGGCCGCTTCGACGACGTCGTGTCGTGGAACGAGACCATCGCGCCGTTCCACCCCGGCGGCTGGGCCCCGCGCCCCGACGACGTACCGCTGTGGGAGCGCCATCTGCGTCTCGCCTGGGACCTGGGCGACGACGACGTCGAGCTGGCCGTGGAGTCGATCCAGGTCAACCCGGCGATGGCCGTGGCGCAGATCTTCACCGGCGTCCCCGTCGACGTGTACGCGGACGGCCTGATGAGCTACGGCCCGACCCGCAACAAGATCGACCCGCTGGTCGGCACCCGCGTGCGGCGGCTGCTGCACCTGGACCTCGTACCGGACCTGAAGCCGCTGCTCCTCACGGAGTTCGGCGTGGAACCCGAGGTCGTGCCGACGGACGTCTTCGTGAAGGTGCTGGCCGAACTGGGTGATGTGAGCGGCGAGTTGCCGCCCGTCGGGCCCGAACCGGCCGTGCTGCTCGGGCAGTACCTGTCCGCGCTCGACATCCTCACCGCGCAGGAGGAGGAGGACCTGCACGTGCGGATGATGCGCGGCGCGGTCGCCCTCGGCCACACGCGGATCGTCTTCAAGCCCCACCCGACGGCGCCGGCCACCTGGTCGCGCACCCTGGAGGCGGAGGCGGAGAAGCTCGGCGCCGAGCTCACCGTCCTCGACACGCCCGTGCTCGCCGAGGTCCTGTACCAGCGGATGCGCCCGGCCCTGGTGGTCGGCTGCTTCTCGACGGCGCTGCTGACCGCGTCCGCGTTCTACGGCATCCCGGTCGCCCGCATCGGCACCGGCACCCTCCTCGACCGCCTCGCGCCGTACCAGAACAGCAACCGCGTCCCGGTCACGATCGTGGACGCGCTGCTGCCGGAGCTGTCGGAGCAGGCGGCCGTGACCGCGCAGGAGTCCGGCACGGCGAACGCCGAGCTGAACCAGCTGGTGCGCGCGGTCGGCTTCGCGATGCAGCCGAAGATCTACCCGGACCTGCGGGCCGCGGCCGAGCGGTATCTCTCGACGCACTTGAACGACCACACGTGGCGCTACTTCAAGCGCCGCCGGCTCACGTCCCTCGCGCTGCCTGGCGCCGTCCCGGCTCAGCTCGCGTTCATTCCGCGCAACGCGACGGTGCGCCGGGTCGCCCGCCGCGCGCGCTCGTTCAAGCGGGCTGCCCTCGGATGA
- a CDS encoding N-acetylneuraminate synthase family protein: protein MSTNSRLRTFGSKTAGPGQPVYITGEIGINHNGDLDNAFKLIDAAAEAGCDAVKFQKRTPEICTPRDQWDIERDTPWGRMTYIDYRHRVEFGEDEYRQIDEHCKKRGIDWFASPWDTEAVAFLEKFDIPAHKVASASLTDDELLRALRATGRTVILSTGMSTPKQIRHAVEVLGSDNILMCHATSTYPAQAEELNLRVINTLQAEYPNVPIGYSGHETGLQTTLAAVALGATFVERHITLDRAMWGSDQAASVEPQGLTRLVRDIRTIEASLGDGVKKVYESELGPMKKLRRVAGVVAESEIAVAAGEPVGV, encoded by the coding sequence ATGAGCACCAACTCCCGCCTGCGCACGTTCGGTTCGAAGACCGCCGGCCCCGGCCAGCCCGTGTACATCACCGGCGAGATCGGCATCAACCACAACGGCGACCTCGACAACGCCTTCAAGCTGATCGACGCGGCCGCCGAGGCCGGCTGTGACGCCGTCAAGTTCCAGAAGCGCACCCCCGAGATCTGCACCCCGCGTGACCAGTGGGACATCGAGCGCGACACCCCCTGGGGTCGCATGACGTACATCGACTACCGCCACCGCGTCGAGTTCGGCGAGGACGAGTACCGCCAGATCGACGAGCACTGCAAGAAGCGCGGCATCGACTGGTTCGCCTCCCCGTGGGACACCGAGGCCGTCGCCTTCCTGGAGAAGTTCGACATCCCGGCCCACAAGGTCGCCTCCGCGTCGCTCACCGACGACGAGCTGCTCCGCGCCCTGCGCGCCACCGGCCGCACGGTCATCCTCTCCACCGGCATGTCGACGCCGAAGCAGATCCGTCACGCGGTCGAGGTCCTCGGCTCGGACAACATCCTCATGTGCCACGCCACGTCGACCTACCCGGCGCAGGCGGAGGAGCTCAACCTCCGCGTCATCAACACCCTCCAGGCCGAGTACCCGAACGTCCCGATCGGCTACTCCGGCCACGAGACCGGCCTGCAGACCACGCTCGCCGCCGTCGCCCTCGGCGCCACCTTCGTCGAGCGTCACATCACCCTCGACCGCGCCATGTGGGGCTCCGACCAGGCCGCCTCCGTCGAGCCGCAGGGCCTCACCCGCCTCGTGCGCGACATCCGCACCATCGAGGCGTCCCTCGGTGACGGCGTCAAGAAGGTCTACGAGTCGGAGCTCGGCCCGATGAAGAAGCTCCGCCGCGTCGCGGGCGTCGTCGCCGAGTCGGAGATCGCCGTCGCCGCGGGCGAGCCGGTCGGCGTCTGA